CACTAACTGCATTTTTTATTCATTCTTGCATCGAGAAGCATTTTTTGCTGTATTATTCTTGCATTAAGATTGCCAGCATAAAGCTAATATCAATGAAATTGCGCTACTACCCATCTCAGACTTCAAGAAACAGTTTAGTTCTTGTACATATCGTGGAATTGTCTCAATCACTTGTCTTTATGCTGTTGAGACTCTTATCCAGACAAATTTCCTATGTATTTTCTTGTTTCTGATGATTTGAACGAGGAGTAAGTAAATATACCCAATTTTCTTACGGGCTTTTATGTACTTAATCTTCACAGGACCACAATTCCTCTACCTGTTTCCAATCCGTAAATCTTACATGGGAATTCTTGACACACTGTTCTATTTTTTCTCGATCTTATCTGTTGTCCATggtcaaaaacaaaatgttTGTCCAACAACATTCTGTGGAGGTTTCTCTCTAGATTACCCTTTCAAACTACCAGATAAACTGCCCCAAAATAATTGTACTTATACCAATCTTTTTTGCAATGCCAATCTAAATTATGGAACACCCGTTGTAACTCTTCCTTATGGTGGAGATTTCTACGTACGGTATATTGACTATTTGGATTCATACATAGAGCTCTATGATCCTGAAGGTTGCCTTATGAAACGTCTGATGAATAAATTGAACCTATCATCTTCACCTTTCAAGGTCATTGCCTATGAAAACTACACCTTTTATACTTGTCCTTCAAGTCCAAATAATGTCACACCATTGGATACGGTCCTCATCAGTTGTCTTAGCAACTCCACTAGTATCACTGTGGCTACTTCTTTCCCCTCATCTGATCTACTTTCAGGATATAAATGCGAGGTCTTTGGCAGTTGGCAACTCCCTGTTTTAGGGTTGGGACAGTTTGATCTTCATGGAGGTGGTGATGATCTTTATTTGACTTGGAATCAAGCTGTTTGCAAATCCTGTGAAGATACACAACAGAATACAGGTAAAACTCAATTTCTAGTTTTTCTTGAAATCTCGGTCATCACTATTTTCAACAGCATCCTGATCAAAATTAAGGTAATACTAATTGAAAGTTTTCTTATACTAAACTTGGTTAATTTACAGACGATTCCAACAATTTTTTGGGAGCATATGTTGGATCACCAATTTTCATGCCATCGGCAGTGCTTATGGGCTTAGTATTCACAATCTGTTTACTGTTCATGTTCAAACGTAGAGGCAGCAGAGATGAGATAAATGTACCCGATATCCAGCCAGAGACTGCCACAGCCACTACAGCACCACCACATCAAGAAGGGTTGGATGACTCCAAAATCAATACTTGTACATCATTGGTAATTATTAATGAAAGCAAAACAAATTCGGAGCCAGATTCTTCTTCTTATATCTGCCCAATATGCCTGGAAGGATACAAGTCCCAAGATATCGTGAGAAGCATAGCCAAATGTGAGCATCGGTTCCATGCCGACTGCATTGAATTGTGGTTAAGAAAAAATATCACATGTCCTGTTTGTAGAACAACTCTTTCTGATGTTGAAGGATAACAGtctgatattttttaaattttgaaatcattTCTTCTTCTATCCTACTTCATACTCTGAGCtctcataatttatttgataaaaaaaattgcagacaacttataaattgtcaaaataaattgtTTAACAGTTTCTAAACtgatttcaaaaaaattggaTATCCAATCTTTTTATAAAAAGATTATATCATGAAAAACAAAATTGTTAAAGTTTTATTGAGTAAATTAATAACtattttcacacacacacacacacatatatataattacttAAATTAActcttaatattatatattttttgataattttgacaataaaaaattcTTATAACATCAAACACATTAACATATCTAAGTTGTTTACAATAAGGTCATCAAAATACTTtaacaacttatttttaaaagtaagtcttttgtgagacgttctcatatatttttatatgtgagacgcattaatcatgttcatatttaaaataaaaagtaatagtttttTATGAGTGAtcaaaataagagattcgtctcacgaaATTGACTCGTAAGACATCTTACAAAAGtatttgtgtattttaaaataagatctTACAACTTATAAGTTCCTAAAACAATTTATAATATGTAAGAActtataagttgttttaaaAAAGCTTAGCCAAACAActttgtaatttttattttactaggAATGATcacgtgcgatgcacgtgggtgattaataatgaaatatatactaacaagatttaaataatttttaaaatcgtttaaataacatcttgtttatgagtatttattgaactaaatatatcaaaacacaataaataaaaatacatcataatgataaatcaaatatattcacttatttatataacaattttcaatttgcatgattataacataatgacagctctctcaaattaacaaagataattttcatccaaatatcattcacaatggaaaacaataaaaataaaattaagagaatagtaaatttttctaaaatcaaaatcacaatGTATTTAAATGGAGTGCATATAGTGACtgtcaaataaaattatcttaattaactaaattatcataatgatgttaaaataaaacccctaaacttgttattaagttaaatatcaattgtgtttttgctaacttttaactccttgcgaa
This window of the Primulina huaijiensis isolate GDHJ02 chromosome 3, ASM1229523v2, whole genome shotgun sequence genome carries:
- the LOC140972695 gene encoding putative RING-H2 finger protein ATL21A is translated as MYLIFTGPQFLYLFPIRKSYMGILDTLFYFFSILSVVHGQKQNVCPTTFCGGFSLDYPFKLPDKLPQNNCTYTNLFCNANLNYGTPVVTLPYGGDFYVRYIDYLDSYIELYDPEGCLMKRLMNKLNLSSSPFKVIAYENYTFYTCPSSPNNVTPLDTVLISCLSNSTSITVATSFPSSDLLSGYKCEVFGSWQLPVLGLGQFDLHGGGDDLYLTWNQAVCKSCEDTQQNTDDSNNFLGAYVGSPIFMPSAVLMGLVFTICLLFMFKRRGSRDEINVPDIQPETATATTAPPHQEGLDDSKINTCTSLVIINESKTNSEPDSSSYICPICLEGYKSQDIVRSIAKCEHRFHADCIELWLRKNITCPVCRTTLSDVEG